Genomic window (Candidatus Fokinia cryptica):
TTGTAACATCTGCATTGATAGCGTATACGGCTACTTTTATGTTTACAACTTTCATTGATAAAAAATTTATTAAACATTTGGTAATAAATGAGGTATAGTGAGGCTATGCTAGTGTATTTGAGGATATTTTGTTAATGCAATTCATTGTTAAATGTTGCATTTTTCAAGTGCATATCTTAAAGTGAAGAGCGATTAAGGTTATGCTTTTTATCGGGATCTTAGTTCAGTGGTTAGAACGCACCGCTCATAACGGTGTTGTCGTAGGTTCGATCCCTACAGATCCCACCATCTTTTAAATAATTAAAAAGCCATTAATTCTACGATACTGTTAAGTATTTTATATTTTTTATATTCAATATCATACTTTAACATTCTATTAATTAATCCTTGTATACTGAAGTACCCTTCAGATAGATGTATTTCACGATTATAGCTTGGCTTGTAGTTTAAAGTGGATAATCCAGTATGATATCCAAGCTGAAAATTTCTCGATTTACTACTGGAGCAACTTAGTAAGAAATCTCCTATACCACAATAATTAAAAGTTGTATCAATATGTTCGATATCACATAAAGCTTTAAAAATTTCTCTAAATTCTCGGAAGCTATCAGTTAAAAAAGAAGCGAGTAAATTTGAATAGTCTATTAAATTATCGCGTATTGCATTTTCAGCTTTTGCAATATTTTCTATTCCGTATTTCTCTCTAATATACTGAAAATAGGTAAACCCTGCTCCAATAGCATATATATTCTTTAAAGCGCTACATAGCTGACTACCAATTAGATCATTGCTTTCTTCTAATGTGAATGAATTAGAAGAAAGAACTTTAAGTGTATTCTTTTTGAGATTTAGATCAGTACTACTTATTGTAGTACTAGTATGTATCCCATTTAGCACATCTATGCTGAAATTTGGTCCAGCTAATACTCCTAAAGGTACTTTTAAGCCTATTTCTTCAGATATAATCTCACTTAAAAATAGCCCTGTATCTTTTTCTATTCCCTTGGAACATATTACAATACCTGAATTTTCATCATATTCTTCTTTGTATTCAGAAATAAATGCTCTTATGGTTTGTGCTGGAAGAACGATAAAATTTAAGGTATTACCTACTTTACCTTTTAACTTACCTAAGTGAAGTAATGAAAAAGTTATATCATTACAATATTCGTGTATTCTTACACTTGTATTTTGTATTGAATGGCAAAAAAGTTGCACATTTATATCATTACGTTGCATAGTAGCAGCTAATGCAAGTCCCCACATTCCACCACCTATAATATTTACGCTATTAATACGTTCCTTATGCATTATGCTGGAAATTGTACATCATAATCTTACTAGAGTAACTTACCAATCTTATAGTCGTTTCGCCACTTGCAATTATTTTGTAGTGCAATTTCAATTTGTTTTTCCAGATATTTTAAATTCATGCCTGAGAATTCACATATATGAGTAAAACTATCGTTTTGTATTTTAAGCCATTTTAGTGCATCTCTTTTAATGCGTGCGAAAGTTTTTTTTTAGACTGTGAACATGCATCAGTGAGAGCTTGTAGAAGTACCGCTTTCCATATACTTTGTAATTTGTACTGTTGCTTGAATATATAGTTTGAATTTTGTAGAGAGTTGTTTATTTCATACATTTTCTTGAGTAATAATTTTATGTATATGGATTTTTATTATCGCAAGTATTTATTTGCTGGAAGTATCGTAAGTTTATTGAGTTTAAAATTTGCTAGATTATGCTGTTAATGTTCTTTATGACGTTTTGATGTTTGTGATGAAAATTCTTGTTATAGTGTTATGTGGTGGAAAGAATACAAGGATGCGTGCTGCTAAGCCAAAATTCCTACTAGAAGTTGCAGGAGTGCCGATATTACATCATATATTATGTACTATACAAGAAGTTCAGAGACGTCTTGTTTCTCATGGAGTATGTATGCAAAATGTATCATTAGTATTAAATGAAAAAAATTTTGATAACCCAGAGATTGATACCGTACTGTTGGATTTTCCAGAGTTACAAATATGTAAAATTACCCAACAAGTAACAGGTACAGGAGGTGCTGTATTATCAGTACTTTATGAGGTGGAAGGCTACGACGGTGTCTTGATGTTATATGGTGACATGCCTCTTATAAAGGAAGATACACTTTATGAGTTTGTACAAAATTATAGGAAAAGACTTGCTCTGAAGCGTAATTTTATATCGCTTCATTTAGCTTTTATTGCGAACGATTCACGAGGATACGGCATTATCAAGACTGACATTAAAGAGAAGCTTCGCGTTATTAGGATAGTAGAATCAGCCTACGAGAAGGAAAAATATTTATCGAAAAATCCTGGAAAAATAATGTGTAATGCAGGAGCTATGATTACACAATTTCATATGCTTAAAGATGCTTTATTGAATGTGTATAAAGTATGTAGGATAGAGGATGAATTTCCTTTAACAGAGGTAGTGAGCTTCTTTTTCGGGCTAAATATGGTGAGCGAATATAGAATATGTGAACGAAGCGAATGTATTAATACGAATAATTTATCTGATCTTTCTCGTGCTGAAGAGGAAATGCAGAACAGAATACGTCTTACCTTGATGAATGGCGGAGTACATTTAATAGCTCCTCATACTAATTTCTTTCACTATTATTCTAGTATTAGTGTTGGAGTGGTGATACATCCATATTCAATTATAGGTAAGAATGTTATGATATACCCGAATGCGGTAATACTACCATATTGTTATATAGAGGGAGCTATAATTGAACCGCAAGTTACTATTGGTCCTTTTTGTAGAATTAGAGGAGATACACTTTTAAAAAGTGGAGCAAAGGTAGGAAATTTCCTAGAAGTAAAAAATTCTATTATTGGAGAGAATACGAAAATTGGTCATTTTGGATATGTTGGTGATGCTACTATCGGTGATAGATGTAATATCGGAGCTGGAACTGTATTTTGTAATTATGATGGTTATGAAAAGCATAGAACGGTAGTGAAAAGCAAAGCATTTATAGGTGCAAATGTATCACTTGTTGCGCCTGTCTCTGTCGGAGATACTTCTATGATAGGAGCCGGAAGTACGATCACACAAGATGTACCAAATTATGAGCTTGCAATTGAGAGAAATGTACAACGAAATATTAAAAGAAAAAGATTTACACGACAACGTTAGGTAAATATTTGCAGTATTGAATTGCTGGATTTTTTTAAATAACCATCTTTTACTAGAAATAATGTAGACCGATAGCTTTTTTTACTTTCTCCAGAGTAGCATTGGCTTTTTGATTTGCTTTCTGAGAGCCACTATATAGTATTTCACGCATTTTGATGCTAGATATGTCATTTCTACATTCTCTATACGGAGCTATAAGTTCTTGTAGTGTATCATTTAATATGCTTTTGAGAGCCGTATCACCCAAACCCCCTCTTGTATAGTGTTCTTTTAGAGCGGTGATTTCGTTTTTATTTTTATGAAATGCATCAAGATACTCAAAAACTATATTCCCTTCTACTTTTCCTGGATCGCTTACTTTTAGATGATTAGGATCTGTAAACATAGCAAATACTTTCTGCTTGATAATTGTAGGAGAATCGGAGAGATATATTGCATTATTCAAAGATTTACTTGCTTTTGCTTTACCATCTATTCCGCTTAACCTTTTAGTAGTTCCGATTATTGGTGTGGCTTCTTTTAAAATATTTCCATAAAGAGAGTTAAATTTCCTTACTATTTCATTAGTTTGCTCTATCATTGGAAGCTGGTCTTCTCCTATTGGCACTAATTCTCCATCAAATGCTGTAATATCAGCAGCTTGACTAACTGGATATATGCAAAATCCTGCTAAAAGGTTGTTTTCATATTTTTTCTGTTGTATCTCCGCTTTTAATGTCGGATTTCTTTGTAATCGTGAAATTGTGACGAGATTTAAATAATAGATTGTTAACTCTGTCAATGATGGTATCTGAGATTGTAAAAATATTGTAGTTTTAGTAGGATCGATACCAACTGCTATATAGTCGCGAAGTACCTCATATACATTTTGAGTTACTACGTTAGGTGCGTTAAAATTATCAGTTAGTGCTTGTATATCTGCTATCATTACGTATTGCTCGTGTTCTTCCTGTAACTCAACCCTTTGTTTTAAGGAACCTGCATAGTGTCCAAGGTGTAATTTTCCGGTAGGGCGATCTCCGGTTAGCACGATTTTTGTTGTGCCAGTATGCATATGAGTTGCTTTTCTTTCTCTCGCAATATAACTAACAAATATATGAAGTAAAATCACTAACAATTGTGAAATAAATGAAACTGCTACCATCTTTACCAGCAACGATACATATAATTGGGATTGCTGGAATTGGTATGAGCGCAATAGCTCAGTTGTGTATAAAGCTTGGTTACAATGTTCAAGGTTCTGATCTAGATATATCGAAATTTCCAGATAGTGGAATAAAGTGTATTAATATGTGTGATGGT
Coding sequences:
- a CDS encoding NTP transferase domain-containing protein, producing the protein MFVMKILVIVLCGGKNTRMRAAKPKFLLEVAGVPILHHILCTIQEVQRRLVSHGVCMQNVSLVLNEKNFDNPEIDTVLLDFPELQICKITQQVTGTGGAVLSVLYEVEGYDGVLMLYGDMPLIKEDTLYEFVQNYRKRLALKRNFISLHLAFIANDSRGYGIIKTDIKEKLRVIRIVESAYEKEKYLSKNPGKIMCNAGAMITQFHMLKDALLNVYKVCRIEDEFPLTEVVSFFFGLNMVSEYRICERSECINTNNLSDLSRAEEEMQNRIRLTLMNGGVHLIAPHTNFFHYYSSISVGVVIHPYSIIGKNVMIYPNAVILPYCYIEGAIIEPQVTIGPFCRIRGDTLLKSGAKVGNFLEVKNSIIGENTKIGHFGYVGDATIGDRCNIGAGTVFCNYDGYEKHRTVVKSKAFIGANVSLVAPVSVGDTSMIGAGSTITQDVPNYELAIERNVQRNIKRKRFTRQR
- the trpS gene encoding tryptophan--tRNA ligase, producing MVAVSFISQLLVILLHIFVSYIARERKATHMHTGTTKIVLTGDRPTGKLHLGHYAGSLKQRVELQEEHEQYVMIADIQALTDNFNAPNVVTQNVYEVLRDYIAVGIDPTKTTIFLQSQIPSLTELTIYYLNLVTISRLQRNPTLKAEIQQKKYENNLLAGFCIYPVSQAADITAFDGELVPIGEDQLPMIEQTNEIVRKFNSLYGNILKEATPIIGTTKRLSGIDGKAKASKSLNNAIYLSDSPTIIKQKVFAMFTDPNHLKVSDPGKVEGNIVFEYLDAFHKNKNEITALKEHYTRGGLGDTALKSILNDTLQELIAPYRECRNDISSIKMREILYSGSQKANQKANATLEKVKKAIGLHYF
- a CDS encoding NAD(P)H-dependent glycerol-3-phosphate dehydrogenase, coding for MHKERINSVNIIGGGMWGLALAATMQRNDINVQLFCHSIQNTSVRIHEYCNDITFSLLHLGKLKGKVGNTLNFIVLPAQTIRAFISEYKEEYDENSGIVICSKGIEKDTGLFLSEIISEEIGLKVPLGVLAGPNFSIDVLNGIHTSTTISSTDLNLKKNTLKVLSSNSFTLEESNDLIGSQLCSALKNIYAIGAGFTYFQYIREKYGIENIAKAENAIRDNLIDYSNLLASFLTDSFREFREIFKALCDIEHIDTTFNYCGIGDFLLSCSSSKSRNFQLGYHTGLSTLNYKPSYNREIHLSEGYFSIQGLINRMLKYDIEYKKYKILNSIVELMAF